The region TGATCGatgtcaatggctttttgctACGGAGTAGCAGCGTGCCGACAAGTCAGTAAACACAAGCCTTCTTCAAAGTCTTGTTTTGTGCGCTGATTAAATTAGTTCTCTTGTGTTACTTGGTTCCAAGAATTTTAATGTTACCAATAAACTCGTGTCCTGTAGGGCCTTGTGCAAATCTGTTTACgaccaaagcaaaaaaaaaaatatgttagcCCTTTGAATTGCTGGGCTATTGTGACACTCAAAGAAAGTAATTAAAGtcttttagcatgttttgacgtagatatcccaaaaattaatgacatgttacaaaacaaatgaaaagctATAACTATTTGCAGGATTTAAGTAACGTCAAGTAAAATATCAACACAAAGCTGGCTGTACGGTTTGGACTCGTTCATTGTAATTTCTGATTTCATCACGCATGACACGTTTCAAAGGATTTGAATGCTGGGAGCGGAAGCTGTGCTCACCGTGGTTTTGCTTAGAATGTCCTGCtatctttctttcttaaaatGTCCTGCTGTCTTTTTCCTTGGAATTAATGAGTTTAGTTTATTGATATTCgcgaaaaatgaaataatgcaTATAGTAGGTAAAGTAGTCAGTATGAGAGAGGGCACATGGGTCCCAACAAGCATTCTAGTCAGTAGGCCTACATATCAAAATCCCAACATCTATGTGGAACCTGTGGCATAACTAACCCTATGTGGGGAAGAGGGGTGTTGTGTTATCTGCTAAGGGACTGGGTACTACCGTCGGAACACCTTCCATTtcagaagaaataaattgaagGGTTTGTTGCACTTGAACTTGTACTTGTCTTATCGGAGGACTTAAGAGTTTGTCTAGACGGCATTTCCTATATAGCAGGAAACTTGTGGTTTTTAAAGGAGACgaagaaaagaacaagaaaatctCAATATATTTATCCTACCGACTACGCCGTGCGTGTGTTCAAACGATAGCTCCCATTCCCTTAGCAGATAACACAAAAGAAGCAACCACCGAAGGCTCTAAACTTCCattaaaaatttccaaaaagaaTATCTCGTGAAATTATTACCCTTTTGCCAAAGCGAAAATCAGAAGTATTATTGCCAATATGAATCGTCTTTTAAGCCTATCGCATGTTAAACGGCCTCTTCACATAATTACTCCAAAAATTCAGAGTATACGAAAGTATTTTGGAAAAATACATGTCTTATTCTTTCGTTACCATCAAATACTCTTCaataaaactacaaaaaaggaaaggaatcTTCGATTCTTAATACATAGATTAATATGCCCTATCAGAACTAGAATTGTCTTGATCTCTTTGAATAGGTAACAACTacagaaagtaaaaaagcagATGTTCTGTTATGGCAAATATTCAGATGGTACTGACACATATCCTGcttttgaaagtttcaaatCTCAATGCAGTGCCTACTCTCAATGCAACATGGTGTCTCATAATGAATCTCTAACTTTGTCAGCAACAAATTAAACTTTTCCTCAAAAAGATGGACAATAAATGTTGAGTCACTTGCTGACCACACAACTTGAACTTGGCATTTCcacaatttcacttttttctaAAGCTGTCTTCAAGGTACAAAAACCTAAAAAAATCCAGATTTTTTGGATCTAGGGTTGCGTTAACTTCTTACATCGCTACAAAAATAGTAGAACAAAAACGGagatgaaaagaagaaaattgtgCAAATGAACATATTCTGCCACGCTATGGCGGCCACTACTGCAAAggtttgttttaaaatgcaCCAAGAGTCGGCTTTTTAATTGATGAACAGGCAAAGAGTGCGTAAAAGAACTAGGAACGTTCTTACAAGCCTTAACAGTTCATGCGAATTGCGAGTCCTGTTTATGAGAAAACAGGACAGGAATTTGCAGAATCGTAATTTTGAGCGGCGCAGCATGGTGACACAGGAAATGAAAAGCACGCAAAATGCAATTTGAAAAAGCTAAGAACTAATCATGAATTTCTCTGCCAACCTCAGGAAGGAAAGTAAATCTCCCTTGCCgggtaataaaaaataaatttggtttcGTGGCGCTGAGCGTGATATCTTGGATTGGTATAATTAGGTAGTTAGCCGAATCTATTCGAGTTTTACAGGGCAAGGTTAGCCGTAGTCGATGCCCACCTCTCCGCTCAGACAACGCTTTCTCTTCCCACCAATTTTAACACTCACAGCATCAATCAAAACAGGATTTTTTACTCACCAAAAACCTCAATTGATCTCCTTGATAGTATAACTAAGCTTTCCACACCATCTAGGCCACGAAAACCATCCAAAGACTGAACCCAAAGAATGAAAGTTGGCGTTGAACCTGGaagtgttcactacttttctGTCACTTTAAAGACAACATAAGCTTAGCCTCATCCATTGATTCGTGAAGGACGATAGGCGCATCACCAGCTTAGTTCCTTCTTCCTTGATGAGCTGTCAAGTTGACTACTATCTATTATCTAGCCCGCGTCACTTTAAATTATCCTAAGCTCTGCCCCACGGATTCGAACAATGTTATTTGCGCATATCATTAACAATGATCAGGTGTGCTTTGGTCAACATTTCTCTTGTCACGAGTATGACGATTAGCCTTCTTTTTATCTCATCTAAATTGAAGATCTACATCATCTTCTTAACGGAATAACTTTCCGTGATAGGTTTCACTGAGAAAACATCATTTAGATGTACAGAGGCTGTCAACCCACATTATAAGATTAATATTACAAACTTATAGCTGATTTGTTATGCATGCAATTGGCAACAAGCAGATGGATTTATTACACCTCAGGGTAATTAACGACCACGAGGAAGAACTAATTCAGAAAAAGAATGGTTTAGTTTGAATTTTGACCAATGGCGTCCAGCTTGCAAATAACACTTTTGCAGCTACTGTGAGCAAAGAAAAACGAGGTTATCATTTGAAAAGTAACAGGTGAAAAAGCGCGTTTACTGTCGAATCGTGAAAATCAATAAACACTACGTGGTGTGTATTGGGAAAGCAAAATGTGGAAGCTAAACAAGTCTATTCATTGTCATTGGTTAAACAGGAGCTTAGGTAACGAAGTCTTCGGCAACGAGAGCTTCATATActaacagaaaaacaaagaaaagtaacACTTTGTACCTCGCGTGAACTACACCGaccagaaaacaattttaaggGGACAACGGCACGTTAGAATATGACGAAGATGTTGTTACTTGTCGTTAGATAAAAAAAGTACTGATGTCGTGCCCGCTGCAATTTATGTCGTAAACAAGCGAGCAAACACCTGGTATATGCGGAGCCACGTGACTGTCAAACATATGGAAGTAATCCCGGGCCAGTTTAACCGTATTTATGATGCATTAGTGAAATAAGGGTGAAATTAGGGAATAATTTCACGCGCGTTTTGTCCAAAACCAAAGAATTTCCCGAGCCTTTAGGCGAGGagattatttgattttggcAAAAACGGAAGTGAAATTATTCCCTAATTTCATGAATATATTGAGCTATTGACATCATGCCTGACAAATTACGTTCATTAGAAGTAGGTTTTGGCACTGAaaaagttgccatggcaacattgtaattttacaagtgaaatgataaattagtataggtaatagcatgacttgtagtggtatttgACATAAATACCaggagtgatatttcaaaattgttttacataatttcactagccgttaggcgagtgaaatttgccGGGgcatttttgaaatatcacgagtggtatttatgccaaatatcacgtacaattcatgctattacttgtttacactgcaacctgagaaattcagtcatctaacaccatgtgtttattttggtggagttgtttcgcttcgtaggcgagcaaattggttttgaagttcttgttttcggcttagctggtccagacattgagccaggtcgatgtacttttcttagtattttggttttccgaattttcttttagttcttgaatctcctgatttcaaaatctagaaatctttccgccatttttgcctAACTCGTAtgacgagattatttggtgattttgggttaccatagtaactgtaatcattacatgtaggtatttcaaattaagctgaaatacatctgctctcagccaatgaaattgtagacatttctcaggtagtagtatgAACGCAGAAATTTCGTCCCAAAATTAAGGAGTAATCTGTCACCCATATTAATATGAAAATAATACCATTGGTAGCAAATAAGTCCTCAATTTTAATGCGAAACGTCAACGTTAGTTGAGGAAATTGGCAACCAAATGGCATACTAGTCTCTTGCACTTTGATTATGAAATATACAGCATATACACATCATCCAGGGAGAAACAACAGTGATCGTAAAGAACTGGAGATGACATATTTGTGATTCAGATTATGTATTAGTCACAAGAACCATCCTTCCATCCATCACGCCATCTTTCATCTACCTCTTTCATCAAACTCCTCTTTTCCTATTCTTCTATTTACTTCATTATGCATATGACAGATCCAAAGCTCAGCCTGTCCCTAGTGTCTGGTGGGTGTGTTTGTAACCTGAAATGCAAAGGAATGACCCTTTTTAATCTAGCTTTTAAAGACGGGGTATTTATATTAGGGTGTAATCAAGAGAAATAGGGAGGACCAGCATTTTATATAACTAGGGCACAACAGCACTATTCCTTTCTAGTACAGATGGCACTTTGAAGATAATTAAATTATATCATATTATTGCTTCATGTTTAAGTCTGACTTAATGCTATGAAATTAATTGGATTGTGACACAAAGTCAGAAAGAGCCCCATCACCTTTCTTATTTGGACTTCAAACAAGTAATTTTTCCAAACCTTTAAGGTCTATAAATAGTCaactttcaataaaaaaaaatccaaggtCTTAAGAAATAACAGGTGCCGGCTCTCAGGGAAATTTGAAAGGAATTTCCTAATAATATTCTATCCTTTGGCTTTCCTATTATGGCAGAGACAGTAAATCTGAGGacatttttgaagaatttgGACGACACACACAGGAAACTATTTCCTAACTTCATAACTACACCACATACACACTTATTGCGTTGTCTTAAACTCGAGGAATGGCTTTCAAGCCCACATTTCCTGCCAAccatttttatcaaaatgttttgattttttgtgaCAGGTTTTTTTCTGGCATCCATTTGATAGTACCTTGTTTGTCAGCCGTTGCTCAGTTTTGGTGCTACAGTAAACACCCGCATATAAGCACCTACCATTTAAGAACCTGTTAACCTAGAAATTCCATTTTAGGCCCCCCTTACATAAGAACCAGGTTAGTTCTCATTTTATAAATTGGCCTTGAAATTTCAGATGAGTGGAACAAATTGCACCTTAAACCGCACAGATCTTGTTCAAAACTTATTTTTCATGGTTATGAAATATAAAAGTATTAGCGTCCTCATCAGAAGAAATCAGTCCTACCAATGGCTTCTAAAAGAGTTTTGTGTCAATCAAGGTAAGGCGCCTCCTTTCACATGCAAGCTATAGATAGATATCAAATGGATTTGATGATAACAtggcattttcttgttttaaacgtcatctctaaaaagtacgaaACAGACAGTgtgcaagcaaggcgttcctATCTAGAACTCAGCATGAATGTGATGTAGCAATGTACCGATAATGgtgacaatttgatttttcatggttatgaaaatataaaagtATCAGTGTCCTCATCAGAGGAAATCAGTCCTACCAATGGTTTCTGAAAAAGGTTTTGTGTCAATCAAGGTGAGGCACCTCCTTTCACATGCAAGCTATACATACGTCTCAAATGGATTTGATGATAAATACTGAGTGTATTTTACACTGATAATATTGCAGGGCAAGTAATATATCCAAATAGGCCTTTTGGCTTTGCAGGCCTATACCTTTCAAATGTCACAGTTTCATATCATGATTTCATGTCTTGAACATTCAGGACATATAtgtaaagaacaaaataataattatgtagtTTTACTTTATAGTTATTACTAGTATTTAGAAAAAATGTCCCATCCAATAGCCACGTGTCATAGAGCAGATAATCTTTTGTGGAAATAAGAACCAATTTAAGAACTTAGATTGTATAACTACTGTAAATAGCATTTTTATAAGAACCTATTTAGCCTCGCTTGGAAATCTAGGTTCTTACATGAAGGTGTTTACTGTAGGAGGTGTTGCAGGTTAATatttaatcattttgtttccctcCCTGACGATTGATTAGAAGCGATGAACCAGGGCCCATATACTGGTACAATCTTCTTGGATCCATGCAAAGCCTTTGATGTGGTGAATCATGACTGGTTAATTGCCAAACTAAAAATGTATGGCTACTCTACTTCATCACTACTTTGGTTCAAGAGCTACCTTACAGGCTGTCGTCAGTGCGTAAGTCTCACAGGTACCATATCTGACACCAAATATTGTATCATTTTCTTGTAATCCCAGGGTTTGATCTTGGGTCCTGTATTTGTCCTCCTATTTATCAATGACCTGCCGCTCCCCTGGGAAAGTAGAAATGgtttatttgctgatgatTCCACTTCCTAAGCGAGTACCACAACTTTAACTGATGTTCAGCTGCAGCTCCAGGGAGATCTTGAACAGTATGGCAATAAGGACTAAAGAACATGGTATGGAAACTCatccagaaaaaagcaaaataacgGTACATGATTATTGGTACTAGACAGAAACTGTCCTGCTGTGATAAATGCGCGCTAACACTATTCTTAGATGATAGGAAACTTGAGCAAGCTCAAGAACAACGTCTCCTAGGTCTGAATATTGGCCCCATCCTTTCTTTGTTAAACCGTGTAACAAATTGGAGGAAGAAACTTTTAACCCTTACAATGCCActcatagattttactctgtctaacaccagacgattttacttgtaaATGGCGAACCCCTCaagagtgaaagggttaaagctCCTATATGTTCTGGACTGCATTAAGAAATCCCTGGCAATTAAGagccagtttctgtaaatatcgagaatcccgcgacagtttcaaaattttcaatttcttcttgttttgccCAAACAAACCCTTaagtgagttattttcgaaaagaTGATTAAAATATCCCAACgcgctttagttttttcaaaattgagcaaagtttgaaaatcgccattttggactgCTGCAGTCGTtcaaaatagagtaaaattgtgcattttcttttcgctcGTACAGGTAATCGCGATGACCTCTACCAATGATCTTTTAGCAAATCGTAACAGCATTGTTGGTCTTTCTAAATCAGTAGTTTAAtttagaaaagcttttaaattcatcatcTCATTTACTCCTTTAGCCACCCCATTCGAGGAGAACTTTGCGAACAAGCAATTTTAGCTAACTTCTAAGCGATAGAAAGTCCACTGgtacattgaatttcaagccGAAACTACAATGGTGTTCAAGCTTACATCTTGCATTATATTGTCGGAAAATGTTACCCACGGCCCAACAAAAGTGTCCCATTGAGAGCCGAAAACGCCAAGTCAATTTTTGGCGAAGCAgtcattttgtacaacaaataaacgttaATACACGTAATAAACATAATACACTCAAAACTCAGCTCAGACGTCTTCATGGATATGGTTGTGTCATAATGCAATTGATTGTGAGTTCTCATGCAAATTCTGTTATTGAAAGTCGTTTTGTTATCCCAGTAtattcaaattatttccagttttttttactTGCTCTATGCTGTATTTTGAGCAACACACTGTTTTCCGCAAAAATTGTTTgagattttaattttagagTTTACGAGCACAGGCGTTttacaaagacaagaaaaaaagttaacagAACCATATAGACGAATATGTTTGCTAATTAAGTGCTTCTGTAGGCAAAATGTTTGCTTTAAGCCAAGGAATTGAAGGAAAGCGGTACAAACCCTACGAAAACAGAAGTAGACGTAGCCATTGGGCAGATTATTGCCATGGAAGAGTCTGCCGCTGAGCAGCACAACCTGGAAGACGGCGAAAAGCAGGACAAGATGGAGGGGGACAGACTGAAAGCAGAAGAAATGCGCAGGACTGCTATGGAGACAATGGGGAGAACACAGAAGAGAAAGTCCGAGGAGGGGCAGagcaaagcaaagaaatgcaGAAGAAGTGGGAGTGAAACGGTCGAGTTTCTAAAACTTAAGGCGGAGCAAGACATGGGTGTTAAGAAGCAAGAGTTGCAATTGAGAAAACAGGAGCAAGAGCAGCTGGTTGAAGCACAAAATCAGCAAAGGGATATGTTCAAACAaatgataaaacaacaacaggaaCAACAGAAGCAAATGCATGACATGCAATCTTTTCTAATGCTCCAGCAGCAGCAGCAAACTACAGCATTGATGAAGATTATTGAAACACTAGTTCCAAAATAAACAAGTTCCATTTTGCTTCAATTCCCTCAGGTCTCGGTTTACTTTCATTGTTGTTATGGAGCTAAGTTTGCCTGGCCTTCGATCGGAAAGCAATGTATTAGTAGTGTAACTGTTTTAAAtgttcaaattgttgactGCAGTTTGAGCTTTATTTCCACATTTTTGAAAGGTAAAAATTTTTTATGGATTAACccgttttatttgttttattaatttgttgtgtttaattttatttgaaattgatATGCTCTTCGTGGTATCTTCCCATATAAACGTAGAACAGTTTTTTGGGTCTTACAGTTACAAAAGACTGCATAATCATCAGGAAAAATAATCCTCTAGACAAGGTGGATCTAGGTCAAAAAACTGGGATGTTGAATTACCATACAAACATgtcaaaacattttgaaggaTTGCACAGACAATGTACATTTTGCCTTCTTGGCTGAGCCCGATCTTAAGATTCTTTTTGAAATctagaaatttaaaataatttacaatatcaGAAAAGAGCCATTCAACGGAAGAGCGAACTGCACTCATGGAACCGTTGTAAGGTTGCtgtttggggggggggggggtgggtgagTACTCGCTGCCGGAAAGGTGCTTGGAGATGTATCCGAAGAGGGTATGCTGGATCCCCATAGATACACATCGGTTGGCCGGCTGTTGAGACAGCATGTGCCTGGAGACTGTTGTAAAGGCCTGACTCTGCCAACATTGTTGCGTCATGCTTCCTTCCTTCTGTTTCGACAAGATTAGAACTTAAGCTTATAAACTGAAAGCAACATTAGCGTACATGCAGTTTACTTGTTTATTGCTAACGAAGAGAAGGAAGGGGAAATGGGCCGATGGGGGTAAGGGTGAGGGCAGTCAATGGAAAAGTCCAAGAAATTTGTACTCGCCTTTTTCTTAATTGTTTTAAACTGCTCTTATTATAAGCATAGTAATTTGCTTTACCTAATGGCCCATACAAGTGTGCAATCAACCCATTTCGTAGGACCACGGACTGAAATTTTAACTGGTACTGGTTTTCCAAAAATAGGTATCATGTCTGAGTACCGACATGGAAAGGAATACCGCTTCAGAATCATGCAAAGGCCTTCTGTTCCCTCGCAAACCGTTCCCTGGTCGCACACTAAGTATTGCGGAATTTGAAGAACGTCTTCCACGAGAGGGATGTGGTGCTTTTCCACCCTGAAGTTTGCCCTGCATTCGGCTTCACTTTAGCTCTCTAAATTGAACAGTGGGTAGTTATAGTATGGAAAATCCAAGTTCTTTGAACTGTTTTCTTCGGAAAGCAAAGCATATTCCTCAATCGAAATGATACTAGAGGCATAACTGGCCAACAAAATCTCGCCATTTTCCTTAAAAGTCGCCATATACACTGAGAACACTACTATAAACGGTTTCTGTTAGTTGGGAAATAAACTAATTTTTCTACTCCTTTTATTCTATCCGTGAACTGCCGCGTCGCTGAATCCTGCcatcttaaggacggtgcctactaattaaagatatttgttccccggtgtgtgattatgcaggaaatgtagatcttaacaactcctattgaaatcccaaaagaaaattgggggtaaccacgcatttttcaaagataattcatgaataatatctgtaaaaagcctttaaatacaaagcaatgtatggcgttctttctcaaattgaagcttaattatctctcaaaaatgcatggttacccccaattttctttttggataccaagagtacttactaaggtctactttctccggatagttttaaaccgcgcaaaaatatccctgtattagtaagcattggcgataggaaatccgagtatctggagatgcgcagaacgtatgcgcagtaacaaaagtaggcaccgtccttaacttaTTTTTACCGCCACAAACGCGGTGTCCTCGACACAGGCCCCACGCGGCTATGGCATATTTGACGACGTCCGCGTTGTTGgatcttaaagtccctattaCCTTACCTTTTACGGAGGTGCGAAGCACAGTCCTCACAAGGAAACTATTTCGAAAACAATTTCACAAAGGTAATCATGTCTGATTGCTGCTGCTGCGTTGGATTATCAGGATAGTATGCAGCCATTGTGTGAAGAAAATTCCACGTTGATCGACCAAGCTCTTGTCTGTCCAAAGGACATTCTATTGTATTTTCCTTCTGGGAGGAATTTTCTATGCTTTGGAATGCATCACTCTGCAAGATAACAACCTCAATTAACATACATACTTGTAAACCTGATTCCCTATGCAAAACATAGCAAATTGACtggagctaaaaaaaaaaccttcctGGTAGATGGCATAAGCAACAGATCCTAGATAATTATACATCTCACAGAGGTTGTGGGTAGGATTAGTAATGTTTTCCAGGAACTggcaaaaaggcaaaaaggcaaaggtaaaaatttgatcgtACTAGCACTTATAAACACTTATATACTGACATTCAATTTAGCCGTAAATTAACGGCTAAGCTTGTCCTCTGTTAAATCAAAGGCCCGTAATTTTTGACGTAAACTCGGCTAAGTTTGTCCTATTTAAGGCCAACTTGGTTGTCTGTAATATACAAGGCCGTTATTTGTTGTATGGAGAGAAAATTTCATGCACATTTTTCACATATGTATGTACcccttttatttatttcctctcGCCCAAACACATGTTTATAGCTGTTAGCGACTTCGGCCCCCGAAAAAAAGGTAATGATTTGAAACATGACACTTCCGGTTCCGTTTTCCCCACCACACCTAGGCTAAGGTCAATTCCCCCCCCTGGGAAGGTCATACAAATTGAACTCCCCACTCCCCGGGCACAGAAAATGGTGAAATGGCCGAGGTTTGCCTGGGTGAGGGATGAAGATGGGTAAAGTTGGTGCTGTTAACGTATTGGCACCCAAAATAAGTTATCTTTTTAATTCATTCCATTTTGATCTCCGTGGGAATTCCGTTGTAAATACACATAACGGAATTTTCTGAATATTAATCAATGTCAACGTCAATCAAAAAACTAGAACATGTCATAACATCCCTCCTTCTATAAATTGGTAAGGACGGTTACACATTAACAGGCAAGGCTCTGAGGAGGTTAATTTGATGATTCTCCCTGACCTGGTCATGGTAACTTATGACGAAACAGATGCCGTTGAGGCGGCGCTGGGATTGTTACTGCTGTGTCCTCTGACAATGCTTCTGTTCCGTCTTCGGTTCCATGCTTCTTTGCAAATACTTCCTTGATGGTGTTGATATGTCTTCTGTTACGTCGATGGGTGGCTCCATTGCCAGCTTCAACTCCAAATGATGTTGGTTCTGCTAATTTCTGTGTCACAATGGCGGGATCCCAGAGTTCGGTTGTTGGGTTCTGTATACGTACGCTCTGACCAATGTTAAGATCTAGTTGATCACGGGCTCAGCTGTCGTAGCGTTGAACATGACGTTGTCTGTGCTGGTTGATGACTTTGACTGTGTTATGTTGAAGCAGAGATTTAAATGACATTCTGTCGTCCACGGTATGTTGGAACATAAGCTGTGTGGCGAAAGCAGGTTATTGGCTATCGGCGTGTTGCGAACGCCGGGCCAAGAGTGCTAGTGCTGGGTCTTCATTTGTctctttttacttttgtagAGTGTTATAGACCACggtcataatggcgatcaaatttagtattgttttgttttaatgctaaaaAGCCCTAtgaattcaaaagaatatttcaaccaaagtgaggctagtaggtctaattaacgtAAATACAAAGGCATAATAATAtgtgccgccatttatgaaagtggtctattgaCGGTAGCAACAAAGCGTTCAACCTTTCCGTTGGCTTGATAGTAATGTGGGCTCCTTGTGGTGTGTTCAAACCCTTATTTTATGCTGAAGTTCTTGAAGTCTTGAGCTGCGTATTGTGGGCCGTTGTGTGGCTTATTACTTTGCTAGGTATGCCAAATTCTGAGAAGATGCCCTTGAGCTTGGGGTTCACGTCCTGGGAACGGGTCGATGACAGTTTCCTTACGACAAAGAACGAAGAGTAGTGATCGACCAGTTATAGAAAATTTGAATTGTTCTAAAAGAAAAGGTCTGTTGACAGAACTTCCCAAGGTCTAAGTGCTTCTTGTTGAATGATGGTCTCTGTGGGGTTAGAGACTTGGTGGTGCTGGCAGGCGGCGCATTTTTTTAGCATGTCCTCAATGTCTTTATCAATTCCGCACCAGTAAACTGCCTGTCTGGTGCAAAGTCTCCCTTTCTCTATTCCTTGATGTCCTGTGTGTATCAGGCAAAGAATTTCTGGTTGACATGCTTTGGGGATGACTGCGCGACTGTGTTTTATGAGAATACCTTCATGCACTGCTATCTCGTCACGGAAATTCCAGAACTAGTAAAGATCGGTTGAGCAGCTTTGGTGGTGCTCAGGCCATTCGACCATGACTTGGTGTGTGAGTTTCTGGAGTAGCGAATCAAGGTGTGTTGCGACTTTGACCTTGTCGAGTCGACCAGTTGACATGTGTACTTGATATCCGATGCTGATGTATAATTGTGGTATTTCTTGTCCTGGCAGGGGTGATCTGGAGAGCATGTCAGGAACTGTCATCTTTTACCAGAGACGTATTTGACAGTGTAGTCGTGTTGACTCTTTAGCAGCATGCGCTTAATCCTGGGACTTTCTGTCGACACTGGTTTCTTGGTAATGGACTCTAAAGGCTTGTGATCTGATTCCACAATCCCGTGGCGTCCATAGGTGTTGTGGTGGAATCTTGTTAAGGCAAAGACAATTACAAGCATCTCTGGTTCGTTATTGCTATAGTTCTGTTCTGTGTTGGTCTCTTGCTGGCGACTGTAACTGGCTTGTTGTCTGGTAGAGTACTGCTCCTAGTCCTTCCATAGATGTGTCACATTGGATAGTTACCGACTTGGTCGGATCAAAGTAGGCAAGAATTGCTATAGAGGCAATATTGTCTTTGATGTATTCAAAGGCTTCCTCATGTTCAGGTCCCCACGGGAAATTGAGGTCTTTCCTTGTGAGTTGTTGAGTGGTGCACAGATGTTTCACAGATCTGGGTTGAATGAACCCAGGTATTTGGCTTTCACGAATATTCATGAAATGAGCAACTACGCAAGTCGTTGCTAAAGAATCTTTTGATGCCCACACTGACCCGATATTTAAGAAtcttaaaatattgaaattcaattgtatatatttatttcaattaGGTAAAtcattaatgtttcaatttaaaaatggATTACTTCCCCGAACATTTGACAGCAAATTCGCACTAAACTCTCAAGTTCATAACTGTGATACGAGAAGCTCAAAGCTATTCCACATTCTGAAGATTAGAACAAATATTTGCAAGTTTTCACTG is a window of Acropora palmata chromosome 11, jaAcrPala1.3, whole genome shotgun sequence DNA encoding:
- the LOC141896835 gene encoding uncharacterized protein LOC141896835 isoform X2, with product MKESFVANLEDRPEKEMSGTNCTLNRTDLVQNLFFMVMKYKSISVLIRRNQSYQWLLKEFCVNQEAMNQGPYTGTIFLDPCKAFDVVNHDWLIAKLKMYGYSTSSLLWFKSYLTGCRQCVSLTATPFEENFANKQF
- the LOC141896835 gene encoding uncharacterized protein LOC141896835 isoform X1, encoding MEESAAEQHNLEDGEKQDKMEGDRLKAEEMRRTAMETMGRTQKRKSEEGQSKAKKCRRSGSETVEFLKLKAEQDMGVKKQELQLRKQEQEQLVEAQNQQRDMFKQMIKQQQEQQKQMHDMQSFLMLQQQQQTTALMKIIETLVPK